The Halomicronema hongdechloris C2206 genome includes a window with the following:
- a CDS encoding SaoD/DsrE family protein: MKVAYVFTHPRGGTYKLGQMILPQLEMGVHGVEVVGMFFFDENCFVLRKGDPIGERLAKVAEKRNILLMMCDLCALERNLAEGEPRWCNPDGTGRKEPGKCIVKDVVEGVTVGCFPDLYTALSGNPPDQVITL; encoded by the coding sequence ATGAAAGTTGCTTATGTTTTTACCCATCCTCGCGGGGGTACTTACAAGTTAGGGCAAATGATTCTGCCACAGCTAGAAATGGGTGTGCATGGAGTTGAAGTTGTGGGAATGTTCTTCTTCGATGAAAACTGCTTCGTTTTGCGAAAGGGCGATCCGATTGGAGAACGATTGGCAAAGGTGGCAGAAAAACGAAACATTCTGTTGATGATGTGCGATCTATGTGCCCTGGAACGGAACCTGGCAGAAGGTGAACCACGTTGGTGTAATCCTGACGGAACCGGGCGAAAAGAACCGGGGAAGTGCATCGTCAAAGATGTGGTTGAAGGAGTAACCGTTGGTTGTTTTCCAGACTTATACACCGCATTGAGCGGCAATCCCCCTGATCAGGTCATTACCTTATAA
- the thrS gene encoding threonine--tRNA ligase, with product MVSQLPRVPTKASAPVSDLQHLQRLRHTCAHVLAMAVQTLFPETKVTIGPCTDTGFYYDFDRADPFTPEDLQRIEAEMRRIIQANLPIIRETVERDDIRAEIEHLNEPYKLEILDSIPADEPITRYYIGCPDPLPVTAEPSLFNQPPAAANSTRPYWWDLCAGPHLNRTGELHPDAFVLESVAGAYWRGDETQPQLQRIYGTAWETPEQLQAYLTQKEEAKRRDHRKLGQELDLFSIQEAAGGGLVFWHPKGARMRLLIEDYWRQAHLQAGYELLYTPHIANRDLWQTSGHLDFYQENMFEQMAVEAQQYQLKPMNCPFHVLTYQHRLHSYRELPMRWAELGTVYRYERSGVLHGLMRVRGFTQDDAHIFCLPEQVTEEILGVLNLTEQILSDFGFTDYEVNLSTRPTKSVGSDDIWELATSALQKALDRKGWAYVVDEGGGAFYGPKIDIKIQDAIGRLWQCSTLQVDFNLPERFDLHYVAADGSRQRPIMVHRAIFGSLERFFGILVENYAGDFPLWLAPVQVRLLPVSDAQRDYANQVVQALQQQDLRVEVDASGDRLGKQIRTAELEKIPVVAVVGKREVENQTLSVRTRQAGEIGALTLSELQEKMQHSIINKQQI from the coding sequence ATGGTTAGCCAACTGCCCCGCGTGCCCACTAAAGCGTCTGCTCCGGTTAGCGATCTGCAACATTTGCAGCGGCTTCGCCATACCTGTGCCCACGTGTTAGCCATGGCAGTGCAAACCCTGTTCCCAGAGACCAAAGTCACCATTGGCCCCTGCACCGATACCGGCTTTTACTACGACTTTGACCGGGCTGATCCCTTTACGCCTGAAGATCTGCAGCGCATTGAAGCCGAAATGCGGCGGATCATTCAGGCGAATTTGCCAATCATTCGCGAAACGGTGGAACGGGATGACATCCGGGCTGAGATTGAGCACCTGAACGAACCCTACAAGCTAGAGATTCTCGACAGCATTCCCGCCGATGAGCCGATTACCCGCTACTACATCGGCTGTCCCGACCCGCTGCCAGTTACCGCAGAACCGTCTCTGTTCAATCAGCCACCAGCCGCCGCTAACAGTACGCGCCCCTACTGGTGGGATTTGTGCGCTGGCCCCCACCTGAACCGCACCGGCGAGCTGCATCCTGACGCGTTTGTCCTGGAAAGTGTAGCCGGAGCCTACTGGCGAGGTGATGAGACTCAACCGCAGCTCCAGCGCATCTACGGCACTGCCTGGGAAACCCCGGAGCAACTGCAGGCTTACCTGACGCAGAAAGAGGAAGCCAAACGACGCGACCATCGCAAACTGGGCCAGGAGCTGGATCTGTTCAGTATTCAAGAGGCTGCCGGGGGTGGGCTGGTGTTCTGGCATCCTAAAGGAGCCCGCATGCGCCTGCTGATCGAAGACTACTGGCGTCAGGCTCACCTGCAGGCTGGATATGAGCTGCTCTATACCCCCCACATTGCCAATCGAGACCTCTGGCAAACCTCCGGGCACCTCGACTTTTACCAGGAGAACATGTTTGAGCAGATGGCGGTGGAAGCGCAACAGTATCAGCTCAAACCCATGAACTGTCCCTTCCATGTGCTGACCTATCAGCATCGGCTCCATTCTTACCGGGAGTTGCCGATGCGCTGGGCCGAACTGGGCACGGTGTATCGCTATGAGCGCTCTGGGGTGCTCCACGGGCTGATGCGCGTGCGGGGGTTTACCCAGGATGATGCTCACATTTTCTGTCTGCCCGAGCAGGTGACAGAGGAGATTCTAGGGGTGCTGAACCTGACCGAACAAATTTTGTCGGACTTTGGCTTTACCGACTATGAGGTGAATCTTTCGACTCGCCCGACCAAGTCTGTGGGCAGCGACGACATTTGGGAACTGGCCACCTCGGCGTTACAGAAAGCGCTCGATCGCAAAGGTTGGGCCTATGTGGTTGATGAGGGGGGTGGTGCCTTCTACGGTCCCAAAATCGACATTAAGATTCAGGATGCCATTGGTCGGCTCTGGCAATGTTCAACCCTGCAGGTGGACTTTAATCTACCGGAACGATTCGATCTGCATTACGTCGCGGCGGATGGCTCCCGGCAGCGTCCGATTATGGTTCACCGGGCCATTTTTGGCTCCCTGGAGCGATTCTTTGGAATTCTGGTGGAAAACTATGCGGGGGATTTCCCCCTGTGGCTGGCCCCGGTGCAGGTGCGGTTGTTGCCCGTGAGTGATGCTCAGCGGGACTATGCGAATCAGGTAGTCCAGGCGCTGCAACAACAAGACTTGCGAGTGGAGGTGGATGCCAGCGGCGATCGCTTAGGTAAGCAGATTCGCACGGCTGAGTTGGAGAAGATCCCAGTGGTTGCGGTTGTTGGTAAACGGGAAGTGGAAAACCAAACCTTGAGTGTACGAACCCGTCAGGCAGGAGAAATCGGAGCATTAACGCTGTCAGAACTTCAGGAGAAAATGCAGCATTCAATTATTAACAAACAACAGATTTAG
- a CDS encoding HEAT repeat domain-containing protein encodes MTGPIAQLCQLIAEKLRDAPKATLAELVAHVEGAIAANAELAAALQSQQRMEQSNRDGAKGFQFLAEDGSIVFIEGTHYHLSDPEKFQAALEAVLKGVQTAEAKTINFERYLQSLVTTYQQWWKLYALTDAVGQIKEQEQEQSLPSPFDFGLMVQTVSKERKHAGSEADLTQEKREKTERLPVLEGICKYANDHVLLVGRPGSGKSTALIRLLLEMATALSPNPSPNLGRGKPERIPVLIELRYWQNSVTERIQAFIHKHDPTLSLDESTLTSLLRQGRFLLLMDGLNELPSETARTQLASFRQDHSQVPMIFATRDLGLGGDLGIEKKLEMQPLTEGQMKEFIRAYVPYQAEAMLRQLNDRLREFGQTPLLLWMLCEVFQQSPEHQMPPNLAGIFQAFTRMYEDSSVRKHEVALLKGDVRPLSDRRLWKPALQAIAATMMQGETPVDFRRVISRHEAEGELSRIFPNEKFPVRDILDDLLKYHLLQNRSADKIEFRHQLIQEYYAAEYLLKLLPELTDEELKRDYLNLLKWTEPIALMLALVDKEEQACRVVKLAIDDVDVILGVRFAREVKQEFRAKTHHLVTVANAPRKIINLALALTQPTSADDELFEFLFEQNRQEDSLEILVESLYTSDYDTRAYVIAKLTEKYSNESIEILEKFLRKTTDGSSRALAIPALAKVSNIKAIHLAVEALDDNDWLVRLASAQALGICRHEPSVPKLIEMLEDDDYDVRGGAGKALGKIGSNQAIEGILNALSKADKEYIHADHFHRFQIEQRFIVEALIGLEYTSHESQKAAIEKLINIGSKTALRESIKEFQTVIESNSESWTSILEALAKISSSQAIDTILELLDEKIDDENLQLFTLPEIIERLEIRSAIPSLIKLIYESTGTESIANCLASLNVVEILPRLVQLWKKTEGEQYRSAITRLQNFCKFYNYEVAYGITPLGKTISLYFSYAPADEALQTQLANHLTLLEHQGVITSWSQRQILPGDEPAQVINQQLNTADIILLLISANSLADDTCYDLEIQQAIERHQAGEARVIPILLRPVDWAGAPFSQLEVLPRNHQPLTTWANQDEAFREIAEGIRAIAMEVRREKEE; translated from the coding sequence ATGACTGGCCCCATCGCTCAACTGTGTCAGCTCATAGCGGAGAAGCTGCGGGATGCACCGAAGGCTACTCTGGCGGAGTTGGTGGCGCATGTGGAAGGGGCGATCGCTGCAAATGCTGAGTTGGCGGCTGCTTTGCAGTCTCAGCAGCGGATGGAGCAAAGCAATCGAGATGGGGCGAAGGGGTTCCAGTTCCTTGCTGAAGATGGCAGCATTGTTTTTATTGAAGGCACTCACTATCACCTATCTGATCCAGAGAAGTTTCAGGCAGCATTGGAAGCTGTGTTGAAAGGCGTCCAGACTGCTGAAGCAAAGACGATCAATTTTGAACGCTACTTACAATCCCTCGTAACCACCTATCAGCAGTGGTGGAAGCTTTATGCCTTAACCGATGCTGTCGGGCAAATCAAAGAGCAGGAGCAGGAACAATCACTTCCCTCGCCCTTCGACTTTGGGTTAATGGTGCAGACGGTTTCTAAGGAAAGGAAGCACGCCGGTTCTGAAGCTGATCTCACTCAGGAAAAACGAGAGAAAACGGAACGATTGCCTGTGTTGGAAGGCATTTGCAAATATGCCAATGACCATGTGTTACTGGTCGGACGCCCTGGTTCTGGGAAATCCACAGCCTTGATTCGACTACTCCTGGAAATGGCAACTGCCCTCTCCCCCAACCCCTCTCCCAACCTTGGGAGAGGGAAGCCAGAGAGAATTCCTGTTTTGATAGAGTTGCGCTATTGGCAAAACTCCGTCACCGAGCGTATCCAGGCATTTATCCACAAGCACGATCCAACTCTCTCTTTGGATGAGAGTACGCTCACATCCCTACTGCGCCAGGGACGTTTTTTGCTGCTGATGGATGGCTTAAACGAGTTGCCATCGGAAACGGCAAGAACCCAGCTTGCCAGCTTTCGCCAGGACCACTCCCAAGTCCCCATGATCTTCGCTACCCGAGATTTGGGCCTGGGGGGAGATTTGGGCATTGAAAAGAAGCTGGAAATGCAGCCCCTGACCGAAGGGCAAATGAAAGAGTTTATTCGCGCCTATGTGCCCTACCAGGCCGAGGCAATGCTGCGGCAACTTAACGACCGTTTGCGGGAGTTCGGCCAAACGCCTTTACTGCTGTGGATGCTCTGCGAGGTCTTTCAGCAGTCGCCTGAGCACCAAATGCCGCCTAACCTGGCGGGGATTTTTCAGGCATTCACTAGGATGTATGAAGACAGCAGTGTGCGGAAGCATGAGGTAGCACTGCTGAAAGGGGATGTGAGGCCCCTAAGCGATCGCAGACTTTGGAAGCCCGCCCTGCAAGCTATTGCCGCAACCATGATGCAGGGAGAAACCCCGGTCGATTTTCGCAGAGTGATTTCTCGTCATGAAGCAGAAGGGGAACTCAGCAGAATTTTCCCTAATGAAAAATTCCCGGTTCGAGATATTTTAGATGACTTGCTTAAGTACCACCTATTGCAAAACCGCAGTGCCGACAAAATTGAGTTTCGCCACCAGCTAATTCAGGAATATTACGCGGCGGAATATTTGCTTAAACTGCTACCAGAACTGACCGATGAGGAATTGAAGCGAGACTACCTCAACCTTTTGAAGTGGACCGAACCCATTGCCCTGATGCTGGCGCTTGTGGACAAGGAAGAGCAAGCATGTCGGGTGGTTAAACTGGCGATCGATGATGTAGATGTGATTCTGGGAGTGAGGTTCGCAAGGGAAGTAAAGCAAGAATTTCGAGCAAAAACTCATCATCTAGTCACAGTGGCAAATGCGCCACGAAAAATTATTAATCTTGCCTTGGCTCTTACTCAGCCAACATCTGCCGATGACGAACTATTCGAATTTTTGTTCGAACAAAATAGACAAGAAGATTCCCTGGAGATATTAGTAGAGTCTCTATATACTTCTGATTATGATACTCGTGCATATGTCATCGCAAAGTTAACAGAAAAATACAGCAATGAGTCAATTGAGATTTTAGAAAAGTTTTTAAGGAAAACAACGGATGGAAGTTCTCGTGCTTTAGCCATACCTGCACTAGCTAAGGTTAGCAATATTAAAGCTATTCATTTAGCGGTGGAAGCGCTTGATGACAATGATTGGTTAGTTAGGTTGGCATCTGCTCAGGCACTTGGAATATGTCGGCATGAACCATCAGTTCCCAAGCTTATCGAAATGCTTGAAGACGATGATTATGATGTTCGTGGCGGAGCTGGAAAAGCGCTTGGAAAAATTGGCAGTAATCAAGCCATTGAAGGGATTTTAAATGCGTTATCGAAAGCGGATAAGGAATACATCCATGCCGATCATTTTCATCGTTTTCAGATTGAACAAAGATTCATCGTTGAGGCACTCATAGGTTTGGAGTACACCTCTCATGAATCTCAAAAAGCAGCAATAGAAAAATTGATCAATATCGGTTCTAAGACCGCTTTGCGAGAATCAATCAAAGAGTTCCAGACTGTAATCGAAAGTAACTCCGAATCGTGGACTAGCATTTTGGAAGCTTTGGCTAAGATCAGCAGCTCGCAAGCGATTGATACTATTCTTGAATTACTCGATGAAAAAATAGATGACGAAAATCTTCAGCTATTCACTCTCCCTGAAATTATAGAGAGACTAGAAATTCGTTCCGCAATTCCGTCGCTAATCAAACTGATTTATGAATCGACAGGAACAGAAAGCATTGCAAATTGTCTAGCCAGTTTGAATGTAGTTGAAATCTTGCCAAGATTAGTTCAACTTTGGAAAAAAACCGAGGGTGAGCAGTATCGTTCAGCGATTACCAGACTGCAAAATTTTTGTAAATTCTATAACTACGAAGTTGCTTACGGCATCACCCCCCTAGGCAAAACCATTTCCCTCTATTTCTCCTACGCCCCCGCCGACGAAGCCCTACAAACCCAACTCGCTAATCACCTCACTCTGCTCGAACACCAGGGCGTCATCACCAGTTGGAGTCAGCGTCAAATTCTCCCCGGCGACGAACCCGCTCAAGTCATTAACCAGCAACTCAACACTGCCGACATCATTCTGTTGCTAATCAGCGCCAACTCCCTCGCCGACGACACCTGCTACGACCTCGAAATCCAACAGGCTATCGAACGGCACCAGGCAGGCGAGGCTCGCGTCATTCCCATTCTGCTGCGTCCGGTAGACTGGGCCGGTGCGCCCTTTAGCCAGCTTGAAGTATTGCCCAGAAATCATCAGCCCCTCACCACCTGGGCCAATCAAGACGAAGCCTTTCGCGAAATCGCCGAGGGCATTCGAGCTATCGCAATGGAAGTAAGGAGAGAAAAAGAAGAATAG
- a CDS encoding DUF6036 family nucleotidyltransferase, whose translation MLSQDFREFIELLNKHDVRYLVIGGYAVALHGHPRYTKDLDIWIEMEPSNAAKLMNALTDFGFGSVGLNPNDFTVPDQVIQLGYPPNRIDLVTTPDGVDFATCYRARVKVPINGIEISFIDLENLKLNKKASGRLQDLADLEKLNEQEDS comes from the coding sequence ATGCTGAGCCAGGATTTCAGAGAGTTTATCGAATTGTTAAACAAGCATGATGTTCGCTATTTAGTGATTGGTGGCTATGCCGTAGCCCTGCACGGACATCCACGGTATACCAAAGATCTAGACATTTGGATAGAAATGGAGCCATCTAATGCAGCGAAACTTATGAATGCTCTTACAGACTTTGGTTTTGGTTCAGTAGGACTAAACCCAAATGATTTTACAGTCCCAGATCAGGTGATTCAACTCGGTTATCCGCCCAATCGGATAGATTTAGTAACAACTCCTGACGGAGTTGATTTCGCAACCTGTTACCGAGCTAGGGTGAAAGTACCCATTAATGGAATTGAAATCAGTTTTATCGATTTGGAGAATCTTAAGCTTAATAAAAAAGCATCAGGCAGACTGCAAGATCTAGCTGACTTAGAAAAGCTGAATGAGCAAGAAGACAGTTAA
- a CDS encoding Fur family transcriptional regulator encodes MKAKLTRGQQWVYELLNSTSTEITAQDLYAQLQAQGRSLGLATVYRAIKALQLQGLVQARVLTNGEWVYRLASEDCHYLTCLNCGRSVPVEECPAHGLQQKLEEKQHFRVFYHTLEFFGLCSTCGETSDAGAV; translated from the coding sequence ATGAAGGCCAAACTTACCCGAGGTCAGCAGTGGGTGTATGAACTGCTGAACAGCACGTCAACGGAAATTACGGCGCAGGATCTTTATGCTCAATTGCAGGCCCAGGGGCGATCGCTGGGCTTGGCGACGGTATATCGAGCCATTAAGGCGCTGCAATTGCAGGGGTTGGTGCAGGCGCGGGTGCTGACCAATGGTGAATGGGTCTATCGGCTCGCGTCAGAGGATTGCCACTATCTGACTTGTTTGAACTGTGGGCGATCAGTGCCAGTGGAAGAGTGTCCGGCCCACGGGCTGCAACAAAAACTGGAAGAGAAGCAGCATTTCAGGGTGTTTTATCACACCCTGGAGTTTTTTGGGCTGTGCTCAACCTGTGGCGAAACGTCGGACGCTGGAGCGGTTTAA
- the hemB gene encoding porphobilinogen synthase, with product MPHRPRRLRRTEGLRRLVREHHLTTADLIYPVFVMAGEEQKEAIPSMPGCYRYTLDLLLEEVTAAYDLGIPGIALFPLISPDLKDNAGTESYNPKGLVPQAVRAIKQALPNLLVFTDVALDPYSSAGHDGIVENGEILNDQTVAVLVQQALCHAEAGADFVSPSDMMDGRVGAIRRALDAAGWINVGILTYSAKYASAYYGPFRDALDSAPQFGDKKTYQMDPANAQEALKEVDLDIAEGADIVMVKPALAYMDIIQRVKRHTTLPVAAYNVSGEYAMVKAAAQQGWIDERAVVMETLTSLKRAGADVILTYFAKDVASLLRR from the coding sequence ATGCCCCACCGTCCCCGCCGACTACGACGTACAGAGGGGTTGCGGCGGCTAGTGCGCGAGCATCATCTCACCACCGCCGACCTGATCTATCCGGTGTTTGTAATGGCAGGGGAGGAGCAAAAAGAGGCGATTCCCTCCATGCCGGGGTGCTATCGCTACACCCTCGACTTACTGCTGGAAGAGGTTACTGCCGCCTACGACCTGGGCATCCCCGGTATCGCCCTGTTTCCGCTGATTTCCCCGGATCTTAAAGACAATGCCGGTACCGAAAGCTACAACCCCAAAGGGCTCGTGCCCCAGGCGGTGCGGGCGATTAAGCAGGCCCTCCCCAACCTGCTGGTGTTTACTGATGTGGCCCTTGACCCCTACAGCAGCGCCGGCCACGACGGCATTGTCGAAAACGGCGAAATCCTCAATGACCAAACCGTGGCGGTGCTGGTGCAACAGGCCCTTTGCCATGCCGAAGCCGGGGCGGATTTTGTCTCTCCTTCAGACATGATGGATGGTCGGGTTGGGGCGATCCGTCGCGCCTTGGATGCGGCAGGCTGGATTAACGTGGGCATTCTGACGTACTCGGCCAAGTACGCCTCCGCCTACTATGGCCCCTTCCGCGATGCACTGGACTCTGCCCCCCAGTTTGGCGACAAAAAGACCTATCAGATGGACCCCGCCAACGCCCAGGAAGCCCTGAAGGAAGTGGATCTCGACATTGCCGAAGGAGCCGACATCGTCATGGTGAAACCGGCCCTGGCCTACATGGACATCATCCAGCGCGTTAAGCGGCACACCACCCTGCCGGTAGCGGCCTACAACGTCAGCGGTGAATATGCCATGGTCAAAGCGGCTGCTCAGCAGGGCTGGATTGACGAACGGGCTGTGGTGATGGAAACCCTCACCAGCCTCAAGCGAGCAGGCGCGGATGTAATTTTGACCTACTTTGCCAAGGATGTCGCCAGCTTGCTGCGGCGGTAG
- a CDS encoding nucleotidyltransferase family protein: protein MSVDLTTPAAILNQLKRRQAYLAEHYGVTRIGVFGSVARGEATNELLTAQSEIDWESVIFTRDLPRFKQALIQLRQDVFN, encoded by the coding sequence ATGAGCGTTGACTTAACTACCCCAGCCGCTATCCTGAACCAGTTAAAACGGCGCCAAGCCTATTTGGCAGAGCATTATGGCGTCACTCGCATTGGAGTGTTCGGCTCAGTCGCTCGTGGTGAAGCAACCAACGAACTCCTGACAGCACAGTCCGAAATTGACTGGGAAAGCGTCATTTTCACCCGTGATCTGCCCCGCTTCAAACAGGCGCTCATTCAGCTTCGGCAAGATGTTTTCAATTGA
- a CDS encoding glycosyltransferase, giving the protein MALGSAPEIIADGKTGYLCQSVDDCVQALTQIDRLDRRDCRDHVETHFSVQRMVDGYEAVYRQVLSKRFACNGHLQAPVIPLGTTVFLCNSDRASKAAQELLWTALSHYHAGHQAAGSPDWRCLLLGDPTTPRHARQLKPLQLGRRISVVPPCQEHLAYGAADVCWIPDPYKPLGTLALKALDHGLPVIAANTGAYRFTIVPGETGWLVPPGDAAAMAQASMALLSRPWRPGHRRPLALAAMADGQWQWYRTAAYLSDYYRQHLARLVGAAGLVIPHQVALPVPDAVWADRRLAAAAATMAIDQPLGAVASVSSRYGWSA; this is encoded by the coding sequence GTGGCCTTGGGGTCTGCCCCCGAAATCATTGCCGATGGCAAAACCGGCTATCTCTGCCAGAGCGTCGATGACTGCGTGCAGGCCCTAACCCAAATTGACCGTCTCGATCGTCGCGACTGCCGAGACCATGTTGAAACTCACTTCAGTGTGCAGCGCATGGTCGATGGCTACGAGGCGGTTTACCGCCAGGTTCTCTCCAAGCGCTTTGCTTGCAATGGGCATCTTCAAGCCCCTGTGATTCCCCTCGGCACCACCGTATTTCTCTGCAACAGCGACCGGGCCTCTAAAGCAGCCCAAGAGCTCCTGTGGACAGCCCTGTCCCATTATCACGCAGGGCATCAGGCAGCGGGCAGTCCCGACTGGCGCTGCTTGCTGCTGGGGGACCCAACGACACCACGGCATGCCCGTCAGCTGAAGCCCCTGCAGCTCGGTCGTCGCATCAGTGTGGTACCGCCATGCCAAGAACACCTTGCCTATGGGGCCGCCGATGTCTGTTGGATTCCTGACCCCTATAAGCCCCTGGGCACCCTAGCCTTGAAGGCTCTCGATCACGGATTGCCGGTCATCGCTGCCAACACGGGGGCATATCGCTTTACCATTGTGCCGGGGGAGACGGGTTGGCTGGTCCCCCCTGGGGATGCCGCCGCCATGGCCCAGGCAAGCATGGCTCTGCTGTCTCGGCCATGGAGACCTGGGCATCGGCGACCGCTGGCCCTTGCGGCTATGGCCGATGGGCAGTGGCAATGGTATCGCACGGCTGCTTACCTCAGTGACTACTATCGGCAGCATTTGGCTCGTTTGGTCGGCGCGGCTGGTCTAGTGATTCCCCACCAGGTTGCTCTGCCGGTGCCAGATGCTGTCTGGGCGGATCGGAGGCTGGCTGCAGCCGCAGCGACGATGGCCATAGATCAGCCCCTGGGGGCCGTCGCCTCGGTGTCGTCTCGTTATGGTTGGTCTGCTTAA